From Bordetella flabilis, the proteins below share one genomic window:
- a CDS encoding MbtH family protein, with amino-acid sequence MSWDDEQVRFKVVINHEEQYSIWPAYKTRVPDGWREAGMEGNKAECLAYIEQHWTDMRPLSLRKAMDGEAATASS; translated from the coding sequence ATGAGCTGGGATGATGAGCAGGTTCGATTCAAGGTCGTGATCAATCACGAAGAGCAATATTCCATTTGGCCGGCGTACAAGACCCGCGTTCCGGACGGCTGGCGTGAGGCCGGCATGGAAGGGAACAAGGCGGAGTGCCTGGCCTATATCGAGCAGCATTGGACCGACATGCGGCCCTTGAGCCTGCGCAAGGCGATGGACGGCGAAGCGGCGACTGCGTCTTCGTAG
- a CDS encoding thioesterase II family protein, translating into MTRPVLNLLCLPYAGGSASMYRFWPTHVPPWLRVVALELPGRGARQQEDALADWPALLDVLAKDARPWLDRPYALFGHSMGALIALELGHLLRDRHGAAPAWLGVSACTAPSRRKPEHQWLSCSRSELLGELRALKGTPAELLDNAEFMAMIEPTLRADFHLCGTHVSPPREPLHCPVLALCGQDDTDIAGDPDNLRGWQRESDGRLRTQLLDGGHFFIQVQREAVLAEVVRELAAVAESITSTPLVSRAMHGYGGTAPLAPDRQTDSTRSSGNDMHARSGNSTSC; encoded by the coding sequence GTGACACGACCCGTCCTGAACCTGCTGTGCCTGCCCTACGCGGGCGGCAGCGCGTCCATGTACCGCTTTTGGCCCACCCATGTGCCGCCATGGTTGCGCGTGGTGGCGCTGGAGCTGCCCGGACGCGGCGCGCGTCAGCAGGAAGATGCCCTGGCGGATTGGCCGGCGCTGCTCGATGTTCTTGCCAAGGATGCGCGGCCATGGCTGGACCGGCCGTACGCGCTTTTCGGCCACAGCATGGGGGCCTTGATCGCCCTGGAGCTCGGCCATCTCTTGCGCGACCGCCATGGCGCGGCGCCGGCATGGCTGGGCGTTTCCGCCTGCACCGCGCCGTCCCGCCGCAAGCCGGAACACCAGTGGCTCTCGTGCTCGCGAAGCGAGTTGCTGGGCGAACTCCGCGCGCTGAAGGGTACGCCTGCGGAACTGCTCGATAACGCGGAATTCATGGCCATGATCGAGCCGACCTTGCGTGCGGATTTCCATCTGTGCGGGACGCACGTATCACCGCCACGGGAGCCCTTGCACTGCCCGGTGCTTGCGCTGTGCGGCCAGGACGACACGGATATCGCCGGCGACCCCGACAACCTGCGCGGCTGGCAGCGCGAGTCGGATGGGCGGTTGCGGACGCAACTGCTGGACGGCGGGCATTTTTTCATTCAGGTCCAGCGCGAGGCGGTGCTCGCGGAAGTCGTGCGCGAGCTGGCCGCCGTCGCGGAATCAATCACCTCGACCCCCCTCGTATCGAGGGCGATGCATGGGTACGGCGGTACCGCGCCGTTGGCACCCGACAGACAAACGGACAGCACACGTTCTTCTGGCAACGACATGCACGCTCGCTCCGGCAACTCGACCTCCTGTTAG
- a CDS encoding 4'-phosphopantetheinyl transferase family protein: MLPCVAITPLKTVGVPDDVAMWRLDLDLRADLPEGVMRWLDEAERARLGRYVRHEDKLRFAITRATLKHLLAQAVSCADPARVSLTYTNRGRPQWAASELRFNVSHSGALACLALSPMREVGIDVESMSGIHTDIEALARIVLTDAECDAWTRLPASQRADAFYRHWVCKEAALKATGHGIAELLRHIAVRPAQDPAGLRVECDLPTREGASLQQLSLRMLALPAGYAGAVAWAPPHAGSGARSG, translated from the coding sequence ATGCTCCCTTGCGTGGCCATCACGCCGTTGAAGACCGTAGGCGTGCCCGACGATGTCGCGATGTGGCGGCTCGACCTCGATCTGCGTGCGGACTTGCCGGAAGGCGTGATGCGATGGCTGGACGAAGCGGAGCGCGCCCGCCTGGGTCGCTATGTGCGCCATGAGGACAAGCTGCGCTTCGCCATCACGCGCGCAACCCTCAAGCACCTGCTGGCACAGGCGGTCTCTTGCGCGGATCCGGCTCGCGTGTCGTTGACCTACACGAACCGCGGGCGTCCCCAATGGGCCGCGTCGGAGCTGCGCTTCAATGTCTCTCATTCCGGCGCGCTCGCATGCCTTGCCTTATCGCCGATGCGCGAAGTCGGCATCGACGTCGAGTCCATGTCCGGCATCCATACCGATATCGAAGCGCTGGCACGCATCGTCCTTACCGATGCCGAGTGCGATGCATGGACGCGCCTGCCGGCTTCGCAACGCGCCGATGCCTTCTACCGCCACTGGGTGTGCAAGGAAGCGGCGCTGAAGGCCACCGGCCATGGCATCGCGGAGTTGCTGCGGCATATCGCCGTGCGACCCGCCCAGGACCCTGCCGGGCTGCGTGTCGAATGCGACCTGCCTACGCGCGAGGGCGCGTCGCTGCAGCAATTGTCCCTGCGCATGCTGGCCTTGCCCGCCGGCTATGCCGGCGCGGTCGCATGGGCGCCACCCCATGCAGGGTCTGGCGCGCGGTCCGGGTGA
- a CDS encoding peptide synthetase, with the protein MTSSMLSPLFDFEPHKARREEALALIRQFAAHPAFRSAVVEELELDEDFYRRPLRPEDLEFLKFQKPITAATVSRLPSLTSNRLLLCINELDIARLPRPDAQDIERCEAFYGDDSQVTGRRIQPFLESYAFSYLGDQVRDAVPAARQREWLRAVYEAESAQWSDMLAMLEANDYLQEGLRFIFIQNWSLLPSRQVAVARAAVSGYFDAVEPADRPGLAPSAGVERMMTQAAAMLGVARRAHSYWQFYLPTSLAKTNLLHALARRPHRAFALLGTAYAAEAEWLAFIAALRTACPHLAMDVDGQPIAADGIDALDGRFTRALDAIGRAHGRIGLGCVAQGLAGYALLADRARWDRGEQLGWLSSIRQYCAWAGDIEKRIHVECPNIDRETFVEPREMCSTTHVHNDHRLVVIEEGDMVFWGNLGMQLEMTVGDKVLIPDGRLHGSTVVSAECTYHQPIIPEAWIAELRARARNGATASLAT; encoded by the coding sequence GTGACTTCGTCAATGCTGTCGCCGCTTTTCGACTTCGAACCGCACAAGGCGCGCCGGGAGGAAGCGCTCGCCCTGATCAGGCAGTTCGCCGCACACCCCGCCTTTCGCAGCGCGGTGGTCGAGGAACTGGAACTGGACGAGGATTTCTACCGCCGCCCCCTGCGTCCGGAGGACCTGGAGTTCCTGAAATTCCAGAAGCCCATCACCGCGGCCACCGTCAGCCGGCTGCCGTCGCTTACCTCGAACCGGCTCCTGCTATGCATCAACGAGCTGGATATCGCGCGCCTGCCACGCCCCGATGCGCAGGATATCGAGCGCTGCGAGGCCTTCTACGGCGACGATAGCCAGGTTACGGGCCGCCGCATCCAACCCTTCCTTGAAAGCTATGCCTTCAGTTATCTCGGCGACCAGGTGCGCGATGCGGTGCCTGCCGCGCGCCAGCGTGAATGGCTGCGCGCGGTGTACGAGGCCGAGTCGGCGCAGTGGAGCGACATGCTGGCCATGCTCGAAGCGAACGACTACCTGCAGGAAGGCTTGCGCTTTATCTTCATCCAGAACTGGAGTCTCCTGCCGTCGCGCCAGGTGGCCGTGGCGCGCGCGGCGGTATCCGGGTACTTCGATGCGGTCGAGCCGGCGGACAGGCCCGGCCTGGCGCCTTCGGCCGGCGTCGAGCGCATGATGACGCAGGCCGCCGCGATGCTGGGCGTGGCCAGGCGTGCCCATTCCTACTGGCAGTTCTACCTGCCGACGAGTCTGGCGAAGACCAACCTGCTGCACGCACTGGCCCGGCGTCCGCATCGTGCCTTCGCATTGCTGGGGACGGCCTATGCCGCCGAGGCGGAGTGGCTGGCCTTCATCGCGGCCCTGCGCACGGCGTGCCCGCACCTTGCGATGGATGTGGACGGCCAGCCGATCGCTGCGGACGGTATCGATGCGCTCGACGGGCGCTTCACACGCGCGCTGGACGCGATCGGCCGGGCGCATGGACGCATCGGCCTGGGCTGCGTCGCGCAGGGCTTGGCCGGCTATGCGTTGCTGGCCGACCGAGCGCGCTGGGACCGCGGGGAGCAACTGGGTTGGCTGTCGTCGATCCGACAGTATTGCGCCTGGGCCGGCGATATCGAAAAACGCATCCACGTCGAGTGCCCGAATATCGACCGGGAAACCTTCGTCGAGCCGCGCGAGATGTGTTCGACCACGCATGTGCACAACGACCATCGCCTGGTCGTGATCGAGGAGGGCGACATGGTGTTCTGGGGCAATCTGGGCATGCAGCTGGAGATGACCGTGGGCGATAAGGTGCTGATACCGGATGGTCGCCTGCACGGGTCGACCGTGGTGTCCGCGGAGTGCACCTATCACCAGCCCATCATCCCGGAAGCCTGGATCGCCGAATTGCGCGCCCGCGCGCGGAACGGTGCGACCGCCTCCCTGGCGACCTAG
- a CDS encoding YqcI/YcgG family protein: MHPESLDAAAREDAPRNGSWRERIILGDECPPRAVPEWLAASYETLRGKVMDPAYPCFFGTQAEKRGEMFYSYVTGRDWSMLPATMRTFASLSALPQYQKNNIAIFFEPDREPRGHDAYREDFWRILQGLHDVDPDPAADGQPDPDHADWEFSFAGVQMFVVCACPSFRVRRSRNLGPGMVLLFQPRSVFIDKVTNRVIGVQARTEVRRRLERWDDIGAHPDLGFYGDPANREWKQYFLPDDNSAASRCPFLNRRHAASGSAAADEAASMQTPVRLKGKGL, encoded by the coding sequence ATGCACCCCGAGTCGCTCGACGCAGCGGCGCGCGAGGACGCGCCGCGCAATGGATCCTGGCGCGAACGCATCATCCTGGGCGACGAATGCCCGCCGCGCGCCGTGCCCGAATGGCTTGCCGCGTCGTATGAAACCTTGCGCGGCAAGGTGATGGATCCCGCGTATCCCTGCTTCTTCGGAACGCAGGCGGAGAAGCGAGGCGAGATGTTCTATTCCTATGTGACGGGCCGCGATTGGTCGATGCTGCCCGCGACCATGCGGACCTTCGCCAGCCTGTCCGCGCTGCCGCAGTACCAGAAGAACAACATTGCCATCTTCTTCGAGCCGGACCGCGAGCCGCGCGGGCATGACGCGTATCGCGAGGACTTCTGGCGCATCCTGCAGGGCCTGCATGATGTCGATCCGGATCCGGCCGCGGACGGCCAGCCCGACCCCGATCACGCGGACTGGGAGTTCTCCTTCGCCGGCGTGCAGATGTTCGTGGTGTGCGCCTGCCCGTCCTTCCGGGTACGCCGCAGCCGCAACCTCGGCCCCGGCATGGTGCTGCTGTTCCAGCCGCGCAGCGTATTCATCGACAAGGTCACCAATCGCGTGATCGGGGTGCAGGCCCGCACGGAGGTGCGCCGACGCCTGGAGCGCTGGGACGACATCGGCGCGCATCCCGACCTGGGTTTCTACGGCGACCCCGCCAATCGCGAATGGAAGCAGTACTTCCTGCCGGACGACAACAGCGCGGCGTCGCGCTGCCCCTTCCTGAACCGCCGCCATGCGGCAAGCGGAAGCGCCGCAGCTGACGAGGCGGCATCGATGCAGACGCCGGTACGACTCAAGGGCAAGGGCCTCTAG